In one Halosimplex halophilum genomic region, the following are encoded:
- the thsA gene encoding thermosome subunit alpha, with protein MADGPMVVLSDESQRTSGEDARSMNLEAGRAVAETIRTTLGPRGMDKMLVDQGGNVVVTNDGVTLLEEMDVDHPAADMVVDVATTQEEEVGDGTTSAVILAGALLSNAEDLLEQDIHPTSIVSGYRHAAETVTEVFEDIATEVDPDDTEVLEQVAGTAMTGKGAETAKDLLSSMVVSAVRGAVREDGTVDRDAVDVRQFYGASIEDSEFVEGVLFDIEPVHQNMARDLSDANVLVYEGDIEVSETEIGAEASVGDMDDLQGFVELEQSELADTVDKIVEAGADVVLADGGIDEYAAELLVENGITAFRRVDDDKRKRVAAATGAERVGDLELLTADHLGHAGRVSERVIRDRTVRRQADHESTIVFSNLPDADVGTILLRGGTEHVLDEVERAVVDSVGVVSAAIEDGHVLPGGGAPEIEASLALREEADSVEGREQLAVEAFAEAFEDGPRTLAENAGHDAIDALVDMTARHDAGDVNVGIDADTGELVEMFEDGVVEPLRVKTTAVNSAVDAATMILRIDDVISAGDLSVGDDEEDEGGPGGAPGGGMGGMGGGMGGAM; from the coding sequence ATGGCCGACGGACCGATGGTGGTCCTCTCCGACGAGAGCCAGCGCACGTCGGGCGAGGACGCCCGGTCGATGAACCTCGAAGCGGGGCGCGCAGTCGCGGAGACGATCCGGACGACCCTCGGCCCGCGAGGGATGGACAAGATGCTCGTCGACCAGGGCGGCAACGTCGTCGTCACGAACGACGGCGTGACGCTGCTGGAGGAGATGGACGTCGACCATCCCGCCGCGGACATGGTCGTCGACGTGGCGACCACACAGGAGGAGGAGGTCGGCGACGGCACCACCTCCGCGGTCATCCTCGCCGGCGCGCTCCTCTCGAACGCCGAGGACCTGCTCGAACAGGACATCCACCCCACCTCCATCGTCTCGGGCTACCGCCACGCCGCCGAGACGGTCACCGAGGTGTTCGAGGACATCGCGACCGAGGTCGACCCCGACGATACCGAGGTGCTCGAACAGGTCGCCGGCACCGCGATGACCGGCAAGGGCGCCGAGACCGCCAAGGACCTCCTGTCGTCGATGGTCGTCAGCGCCGTCCGCGGCGCCGTCCGCGAGGACGGCACCGTCGACCGGGACGCCGTCGACGTGCGCCAGTTCTACGGCGCCTCCATCGAGGACTCCGAGTTCGTCGAGGGCGTCCTCTTCGACATCGAGCCGGTCCACCAGAACATGGCCCGGGACCTCTCCGACGCGAACGTCCTCGTCTACGAGGGCGACATCGAGGTCTCCGAGACGGAGATCGGCGCCGAGGCGTCGGTCGGCGACATGGACGACCTCCAGGGGTTCGTCGAACTCGAACAGTCCGAGCTCGCCGACACGGTCGACAAGATCGTCGAAGCGGGCGCCGACGTGGTGCTCGCCGACGGCGGCATCGACGAGTACGCCGCCGAACTGCTCGTCGAGAACGGCATCACCGCCTTCCGCCGGGTCGACGACGACAAGCGCAAGCGCGTCGCGGCCGCGACCGGCGCCGAGCGCGTCGGCGACCTGGAGCTGCTGACGGCCGACCACCTCGGCCACGCCGGCCGCGTCTCCGAGCGGGTCATCCGCGACCGCACCGTCCGCCGGCAGGCCGACCACGAGTCGACCATCGTCTTCAGCAACCTGCCGGACGCCGACGTGGGGACGATCCTCCTCCGCGGCGGCACCGAGCACGTCCTCGACGAGGTCGAGCGCGCCGTCGTCGACAGCGTCGGCGTCGTCTCCGCCGCCATCGAGGACGGCCACGTCCTGCCGGGCGGCGGCGCCCCGGAGATCGAGGCGTCGCTCGCGCTCCGCGAGGAGGCCGACTCCGTCGAGGGCCGCGAGCAGCTCGCCGTCGAGGCGTTCGCCGAGGCCTTCGAGGACGGCCCCCGCACCCTCGCCGAGAACGCCGGCCACGACGCCATCGACGCCCTGGTCGACATGACCGCCCGCCACGACGCGGGCGACGTGAACGTCGGCATCGACGCCGACACCGGCGAGCTCGTCGAGATGTTCGAGGACGGCGTCGTCGAACCCCTGCGGGTCAAGACGACGGCCGTCAACTCCGCCGTCGACGCCGCGACGATGATCCTCCGCATCGACGACGTGATCTCCGCCGGCGACCTCTCGGTCGGCGACGACGAGGAGGACGAAGGCGGTCCGGGCGGCGCGCCCGGCGGCGGCATGGGCGGTATGGGCGGCGGCATGGGCGGCGCGATGTGA
- a CDS encoding IclR family transcriptional regulator has product MDEPKHPVTTVDRTLQIVEIIQELDGAGVSEIADRVDVGKSAVHNHLNTLANRGYVVTEGDEYHVGLAFLGLGAYARKRNEIFDAAHAEVDELADETGELVNLLVEKGGQGIYLYQARGDSAVELDTYEGKRVNLHCTGLGKAILGFRPEEEVEAILDEHGMPAETEHTITDPDAFFEELAAVREQGYAIDEEERLNGLRCVAAPITDDDDRAIAAISVSCPVHRVDDERFYEDLRQAVLGAANVVELEHNYS; this is encoded by the coding sequence ATGGACGAACCGAAGCACCCGGTCACGACGGTCGACCGGACGCTGCAGATCGTCGAGATCATCCAGGAGCTCGACGGGGCCGGCGTCTCGGAGATCGCCGACAGGGTCGACGTGGGCAAGAGCGCGGTCCACAACCACCTCAACACGCTCGCCAACCGCGGGTACGTCGTCACGGAGGGCGACGAGTACCACGTCGGACTCGCCTTCCTCGGGCTGGGCGCCTACGCCCGCAAGCGCAACGAGATCTTCGACGCCGCCCACGCCGAGGTCGACGAGCTCGCCGACGAGACGGGCGAACTCGTCAACCTCCTCGTCGAGAAGGGAGGACAGGGTATCTACCTCTACCAGGCCCGGGGCGACAGCGCCGTCGAACTCGACACCTACGAGGGGAAACGCGTCAACCTCCACTGCACCGGCCTCGGCAAGGCGATCCTCGGCTTCCGCCCCGAGGAAGAGGTCGAGGCGATCCTCGACGAGCACGGCATGCCCGCCGAGACCGAACACACCATCACCGACCCCGACGCCTTCTTCGAGGAACTCGCCGCGGTCCGCGAGCAGGGCTACGCCATCGACGAGGAGGAACGGCTCAACGGCCTCCGCTGTGTCGCCGCGCCCATCACCGACGACGACGACCGCGCCATCGCCGCCATCAGCGTCTCCTGTCCCGTCCACCGCGTCGACGACGAGCGCTTCTACGAGGACCTCCGCCAGGCCGTCCTCGGCGCCGCGAACGTCGTGGAACTGGAACACAACTACTCCTAA
- a CDS encoding mandelate racemase/muconate lactonizing enzyme family protein — protein sequence MVDFDKISDPNAEYTMRDLSAETMGVSKERGGTRDAEITDVQTTMVDGNYPWILVRVYTDAGPVGNGECYWGGGDTAIIERMKPFLIGENPLDIDRLYEHMIQKMSGEGSISGKVISAISGIEIALHDVAGKLTDLPAYQLLGGKYRDEARIYCDLHTENEADPQACAEEADRVVSELGYDAIKFDLDVPSGHERDRANRHLRGPEIEHKAEIVEATTEAVGDRADVAFDCHWSYATGSAKRLAKRLEEYDVWWLEDVVPPENHDAQREVTQSTATPTATGENVYRTHGNRDLIENEAIDIIAPDIPRVGGMREGRKIAAMADMYYIPVAMHNVSSPIGTMASAQLAVAIPNSLAVEYHSYELGWWEDLVEEDDLIEDGYMEIPEEPGLGLTLDLDTIEANMVEGETLFDPAP from the coding sequence ATGGTCGATTTCGACAAGATCAGCGACCCGAACGCTGAGTACACGATGCGGGACCTCTCGGCGGAGACGATGGGCGTCTCCAAGGAGCGCGGCGGCACACGCGACGCCGAGATCACGGACGTACAGACGACGATGGTCGACGGGAACTACCCGTGGATCCTCGTGCGCGTCTACACCGACGCCGGCCCGGTCGGCAACGGCGAGTGTTACTGGGGCGGCGGCGACACCGCCATCATCGAGCGGATGAAGCCGTTCCTCATCGGCGAGAACCCCCTGGACATCGACCGCCTCTACGAGCACATGATCCAGAAGATGTCCGGCGAGGGCTCCATCTCCGGGAAGGTCATCTCCGCCATCTCCGGCATCGAGATCGCGCTGCACGACGTGGCGGGCAAGCTCACCGACCTGCCGGCCTACCAGCTGCTCGGCGGCAAGTACCGCGACGAGGCCCGCATCTACTGCGATCTGCACACCGAGAACGAGGCCGACCCGCAGGCCTGCGCCGAGGAGGCCGACCGCGTCGTCTCCGAGCTGGGCTACGACGCCATCAAGTTCGACCTCGACGTGCCCTCCGGTCACGAGCGCGACCGCGCCAACCGCCACCTCCGCGGCCCGGAGATCGAACACAAGGCCGAGATCGTCGAGGCGACTACCGAGGCCGTCGGCGACCGCGCCGACGTGGCCTTCGACTGCCACTGGTCGTACGCCACCGGCAGCGCCAAGCGCCTGGCCAAGCGCCTCGAGGAGTACGACGTGTGGTGGCTCGAGGACGTCGTCCCGCCGGAGAACCACGACGCCCAGCGCGAGGTCACGCAGTCGACCGCCACGCCGACCGCCACCGGCGAGAACGTCTACCGCACCCACGGCAACCGCGACCTCATCGAGAACGAGGCCATCGACATCATCGCCCCCGACATCCCGCGCGTCGGCGGCATGCGCGAGGGCCGTAAGATCGCCGCCATGGCCGACATGTACTACATCCCCGTCGCCATGCACAACGTCTCCTCGCCCATCGGGACGATGGCCTCCGCGCAGCTTGCCGTCGCCATCCCCAACTCCCTGGCCGTCGAGTACCACTCCTACGAGCTCGGCTGGTGGGAGGACCTGGTCGAAGAGGACGACCTCATCGAGGACGGCTACATGGAGATCCCCGAGGAGCCGGGCCTCGGCCTGACGCTCGACCTCGACACCATCGAGGCGAACATGGTCGAAGGCGAGACGCTGTTCGATCCGGCCCCGTAA